The nucleotide window AATGCAAGTCCAGTCCACATGAACTTTTCCTTTAGGGGAACATGCTTCTTGGGTCTTTCAACTTCTGGAAACCACTTCTCTATGGCATAAATAATATCCCTTGCCCCCATTCTCAACACCTGCTGGAATGGTGTTAAAAATTAAAATAAAATTTGAGATCAGACGAGGACTGCCTCTCCACCTGCTGCCTTAATCTTCTCCTCTGCCTTGGAGGAGAATGCCCTTGCCTTAATCACTAGTGGCTTGGTGATCTTACCGGTGCCGAGAACTTTATCGGCAAACTGGGTGGTATCAACGATTATCTTGCCTTCCTCTTCGTATGCAATACCCTTCTGAAGTAGTTCATCGAGGTTCTCATCAATGGACTTTAAAGTAACCGTCCTAACTTCCCTCTGAACTTCAGGTGGC belongs to Pyrococcus abyssi GE5 and includes:
- a CDS encoding uL15m family ribosomal protein, producing the protein MIRRRKKVRKLRGSHTHGWGCKKKHRGGGSKGGRGMAGTGKRNKSKWTWTIKYAPDHLGKRGFSRPPEVQREVRTVTLKSIDENLDELLQKGIAYEEEGKIIVDTTQFADKVLGTGKITKPLVIKARAFSSKAEEKIKAAGGEAVLV